In the Desulfuromonas sp. DDH964 genome, TCATCGCCTGCAGGGCGATGCGCTCCGGGGCGAACCAGAAACCGTTGTAGATCATGCTGGCGTACTGGGGGACGAGGGAATCGCGCAGGTGCATCACCTCGCGATCCATGGTGATCGACTCGACGGCGCGGTGCGCCTCTTCGAGGATGGTGCCGCCCGGGGTCTCGTAGACGCCACGGCTCTTCATGCCGACGAAGCGGTTTTCGAGGAGGTCGACGCGGCCGATACCGTGCTTGCCGCCGAGTTCGTTGAGTTTGGCCATCAGCCTGGCCGGGGAGAGGCGCTCGCCGTTGACGGCGACCGCGTCCCCCTTTTCGAACTCGACCTCGACATATTCGGGCTGGTCGGGCGCATCTTCCGGGCGCACCGTCAGCACATACATCTCTTCCGGGGCCTCGGCCCAGGGGTTCTCGAGGACGTCCCCTTCAAAGGAGATGTGCAGCAGGTTGCGGTCACTGCTCCAGGGGAACTTCTTGCTGGTCGGCACCGGGATGCCATGTTTTTTTGCGTAGTTTTCGAGGGCGGTGCGGCTTTTCATGTCCCACTCGCGCCAGGGGGCGATGACCTTGATCGCCGGGTTGTAGTGGTAGTAGGCGATCTCGAAGCGGACCTGGTCGTTCCCCTTGCCGGTGGCGCCGTGGGAGACGGCGTCGGCCCCTTCCTTCGCGGCGATCTCCATCTGCGCCTTGGCGATCAGCGGCCGGGCGATGGAGGTGCCGAGGAAGTAGCGCCCTTCGTAGATGGCGTTGGCGCGGAACATCGGGAAGACGAAGTCGCGGGCGAACTCCTCCTTGAGGTCGAGGATGTGGCAGGAGCTGGCGCCGGTCTTCTTCGCCTTCTCCGGGATGTG is a window encoding:
- a CDS encoding argininosuccinate synthase, which translates into the protein MSRKGSVKKVVLAYSGGLDTSIILKWLVEEYQCEVVAYSADLGQGEELDHIPEKAKKTGASSCHILDLKEEFARDFVFPMFRANAIYEGRYFLGTSIARPLIAKAQMEIAAKEGADAVSHGATGKGNDQVRFEIAYYHYNPAIKVIAPWREWDMKSRTALENYAKKHGIPVPTSKKFPWSSDRNLLHISFEGDVLENPWAEAPEEMYVLTVRPEDAPDQPEYVEVEFEKGDAVAVNGERLSPARLMAKLNELGGKHGIGRVDLLENRFVGMKSRGVYETPGGTILEEAHRAVESITMDREVMHLRDSLVPQYASMIYNGFWFAPERIALQAMIDQTQTTVNGKARIKLYKGHARVVGRDSATDSLFNVDFATFETDDVYNQADAEGFIKLNALRLRIAAIQRENRK